The following coding sequences lie in one Yoonia sp. G8-12 genomic window:
- a CDS encoding alpha-hydroxy acid oxidase: MTYHSRYPAISDLKARARRRIPHFVWEYLDSATGVETTQKRNRNQLDRVLLNPSILHGEFKPDLTTTLLGHTHPLPVGIAPVGMSGLIWPGAEQMLARTAAAEDIPFTLSTVASQLPEDVGPHAGPHAWFQLYPPRDPGIRDDILKRAKDSGFHTIVLTVDVPVASRRERQTRGGLTQPPKLTPRLAMQAAQCPAWLNGIRKTGMPRLRLMEGYSDVKGTLPSNEHVGYLLRTSPDWDYFKSLRDVWDGPLIVKGVGNPDDAARLTDEGADAIWVSNHTGRQFDGGPATIETLPLVRAATHLPIIFDSGVEGGLDVLRAIALGADFVMLGRAFHYGLAALGAPGAAHVLDILRQDMISNMGQLGTRTLKDVPDRLRSPQ, translated from the coding sequence ATGACATACCATAGCCGCTACCCCGCCATTTCCGATCTCAAGGCCCGCGCGCGCAGGCGGATCCCGCATTTCGTGTGGGAGTACCTCGACAGCGCCACCGGGGTAGAGACCACGCAAAAACGCAACCGCAACCAGTTGGATCGCGTGCTGCTGAACCCGTCGATCCTGCATGGCGAGTTTAAACCAGACCTGACCACAACGCTGTTGGGCCACACCCATCCGCTCCCCGTCGGGATCGCACCTGTGGGCATGTCGGGGCTGATCTGGCCCGGGGCCGAACAGATGCTGGCGCGCACGGCAGCCGCCGAAGATATCCCCTTCACGCTCTCCACCGTAGCCAGCCAATTGCCTGAAGACGTGGGGCCACACGCAGGCCCGCACGCGTGGTTTCAGCTTTATCCGCCGCGCGATCCCGGTATCCGTGACGATATCCTGAAACGCGCAAAGGACAGCGGCTTTCATACAATTGTACTGACGGTGGATGTCCCCGTCGCGTCGCGCCGTGAACGGCAAACGCGCGGGGGGCTGACACAACCGCCCAAACTGACCCCGCGGCTGGCGATGCAGGCAGCGCAATGCCCTGCGTGGCTGAACGGGATTCGCAAAACCGGCATGCCGCGTTTGCGGCTCATGGAGGGCTACTCGGACGTCAAAGGCACCCTGCCCTCTAACGAACATGTGGGCTATTTGCTCCGCACGTCGCCTGACTGGGATTACTTTAAATCCCTGCGTGACGTCTGGGATGGCCCACTGATCGTCAAGGGCGTGGGGAACCCCGATGACGCCGCCCGCCTGACCGATGAAGGGGCCGACGCGATCTGGGTTAGCAACCATACAGGCCGCCAGTTCGACGGCGGCCCTGCCACAATTGAAACGCTGCCATTGGTGCGCGCGGCCACGCATCTGCCAATCATTTTCGACAGCGGCGTCGAAGGCGGATTGGACGTGTTACGCGCAATCGCTTTGGGGGCGGATTTTGTGATGCTGGGCCGTGCGTTCCATTATGGATTGGCAGCTTTGGGTGCGCCCGGTGCCGCACATGTGCTGGATATCCTGCGACAGGACATGATCAGCAACATGGGGCAACTGGGCACCCGCACGCTCAAGGATGTGCCTGATCGCCTGCGATCGCCACAGTAA
- a CDS encoding DUF2147 domain-containing protein, with product MKKFLILAASLLAFATAASAQDAALGVWQTEVDDGAYAHITIAPCGAAVCGVISRTFNADGEYQSENIGKTLVIDMVPQGSGAYEGSVWRPSNNKIYIGKMDVNGNALRLRGCVAGGLLCSSQNWVRVG from the coding sequence ATGAAGAAATTTTTGATCTTGGCAGCATCGCTGTTGGCTTTTGCGACCGCCGCATCCGCGCAAGACGCGGCCCTTGGCGTGTGGCAGACCGAAGTGGATGATGGCGCCTACGCCCACATCACAATCGCCCCATGCGGCGCTGCTGTTTGTGGCGTCATTAGCCGGACTTTCAACGCGGATGGCGAATACCAGTCGGAAAACATCGGCAAAACACTGGTCATCGATATGGTCCCGCAGGGTAGTGGTGCTTACGAAGGATCGGTCTGGCGTCCGTCCAATAACAAAATCTACATCGGCAAGATGGATGTGAACGGCAATGCACTGCGCTTGCGCGGCTGTGTTGCCGGCGGTTTGCTGTGTTCCAGCCAGAACTGGGTGCGTGTGGGATAA
- the rlmB gene encoding 23S rRNA (guanosine(2251)-2'-O)-methyltransferase RlmB produces MKKPKWVIAKEQGKRIAAQETVWLFGLHAVRDALENPARTKLRLVVTRNALERLGEAVAQSGMEPEISDPRKFAAPLDPQSVHQGAALEVKPLDWGSLEDVALGDGPMPPRIVLLDRVTDPHNVGAILRSAEVFGARAVVAVQRHSAPETGALAKTASGALERQPYLRVRNLADAMEALKGMGYLVLGLDGEAETTIEAAVEGKRDRPVALVMGAEGPGLREKTRETCDALVKIDAAAGFGSLNVSNAAAVALYAVKG; encoded by the coding sequence ATGAAAAAGCCAAAGTGGGTGATTGCAAAAGAGCAGGGCAAACGAATTGCCGCGCAGGAAACCGTTTGGCTGTTTGGTCTGCATGCGGTGCGCGATGCACTGGAAAATCCGGCGCGCACGAAGCTGCGGCTGGTGGTGACACGCAATGCGCTGGAACGGCTGGGCGAGGCTGTGGCGCAAAGCGGGATGGAACCCGAGATTTCCGATCCGCGCAAATTTGCAGCCCCGCTTGATCCGCAATCAGTGCATCAGGGGGCGGCACTCGAAGTGAAACCCTTGGATTGGGGCAGTCTGGAGGATGTGGCGCTTGGCGATGGCCCGATGCCGCCGCGTATCGTGCTGCTTGACCGTGTGACGGATCCCCACAACGTGGGGGCTATTTTACGCTCGGCAGAGGTTTTTGGCGCGCGCGCGGTTGTGGCCGTACAGCGCCATTCTGCCCCCGAAACGGGCGCTTTGGCAAAAACGGCCAGTGGGGCGCTGGAACGGCAGCCTTATTTGCGGGTGCGCAATCTGGCCGATGCGATGGAGGCGCTGAAGGGCATGGGGTATCTTGTGCTGGGTCTTGATGGTGAGGCTGAAACAACGATTGAGGCCGCGGTTGAGGGCAAACGTGATCGCCCTGTCGCGCTGGTGATGGGGGCTGAAGGGCCGGGGTTGCGCGAGAAGACCCGCGAAACCTGCGATGCCTTGGTCAAAATCGACGCAGCAGCCGGATTTGGCTCGCTCAATGTCTCAAATGCGGCGGCAGTGGCCCTATATGCTGTCAAAGGGTGA
- the hisB gene encoding imidazoleglycerol-phosphate dehydratase HisB produces MRTATITRQTAETDISVTINLDGTGVYDNQTGVGFFDHMLDQLSRHALIDMTIRATGDLHIDDHHTVEDVGIALGQALTQALGEKRGIRRYGSCHLAMDDAQVRCALDLSARPYLICNLDLPFGKIGTFDTELVREFFQALSTHGGITLHIDKLHGFNAHHIAEAAFKAVARALREAVETDPRKADAIPSTKGSL; encoded by the coding sequence ATGCGGACAGCAACAATCACCCGCCAAACGGCAGAAACCGATATTTCGGTGACGATCAACCTTGATGGCACCGGCGTTTACGACAACCAGACCGGCGTTGGGTTTTTCGACCACATGCTGGATCAGCTGTCGCGCCATGCGCTGATTGACATGACAATCCGCGCCACCGGTGATCTGCATATTGATGATCACCACACGGTCGAGGACGTGGGCATTGCCCTTGGGCAAGCGCTCACACAGGCCTTGGGTGAGAAACGCGGCATCCGCCGGTATGGCAGCTGTCACTTGGCGATGGATGATGCACAGGTGCGTTGTGCGCTTGATCTGTCAGCGCGCCCGTACCTGATCTGCAACCTTGATCTGCCCTTCGGCAAAATCGGCACGTTCGATACCGAACTGGTGCGCGAATTCTTTCAAGCGCTGAGCACACATGGCGGCATCACCCTGCACATCGACAAACTGCACGGCTTTAACGCGCATCACATCGCAGAGGCCGCGTTCAAGGCGGTCGCGCGCGCTTTGCGCGAAGCAGTGGAAACCGATCCGCGCAAAGCTGACGCCATTCCATCGACCAAAGGCAGCCTATGA
- a CDS encoding imidazoleglycerol-phosphate dehydratase produces the protein MKALILRNDATASLATAHALIDKGFQILSVDTQALAHALIRIDVIDLLVMDERVEGQLTHAIALSAERKNPRLSAILMTDRTAEETDDLFELIPSLYGLVGGDTTPQILGKLALSAVSDAITLPTFFEQEDVSEVPDLCESPQSEPLLLLHAQMTAADDCWEEDDWENDAVADVAIAAPALSEIAVDAQKTILDDTNDPVAAEVAALFRRTVLPHFLQAPVPAAAQAS, from the coding sequence ATGAAGGCCCTTATACTACGCAACGATGCCACAGCATCACTCGCCACGGCGCATGCGCTGATCGACAAGGGGTTTCAGATCCTGTCGGTCGATACGCAGGCGCTGGCCCATGCCCTTATTCGCATTGATGTCATTGACCTGCTGGTCATGGATGAACGGGTTGAAGGGCAATTGACCCACGCGATCGCCTTGTCGGCCGAGCGGAAAAACCCCCGTCTCAGTGCGATTCTCATGACCGACCGGACGGCGGAAGAAACTGACGATCTGTTTGAACTGATCCCCAGTCTTTATGGGTTGGTTGGGGGTGATACGACGCCGCAAATCTTAGGAAAACTGGCCCTTTCCGCAGTCAGCGATGCGATCACTTTGCCAACGTTTTTCGAACAAGAGGACGTGAGCGAAGTGCCGGACCTGTGTGAATCGCCGCAGTCTGAGCCCTTGCTTTTGCTGCATGCACAGATGACCGCAGCAGACGACTGCTGGGAAGAAGATGATTGGGAGAACGACGCGGTTGCGGATGTTGCGATTGCGGCGCCTGCTTTGTCTGAAATCGCAGTTGATGCGCAGAAAACGATTCTTGATGACACAAACGATCCTGTGGCGGCCGAGGTTGCGGCGCTCTTTCGTAGAACGGTGCTGCCGCATTTTCTGCAAGCGCCCGTGCCTGCGGCGGCACAAGCCAGCTAA
- the hisH gene encoding imidazole glycerol phosphate synthase subunit HisH yields MTTALVDYDSGNLHSAQKAFERMAAEVGSGSIIVTSDPDVVSKADRIVLPGDGAFPHCRAELFARTGLAEAIVEAVTTRARPFFGICVGMQMMATTGHEYEETAGFGWVAGDIRKIAPSDAALKVPHMGWNDLVIDHPHPVLAGIATGDHAYFVHSYAMDVTNPDERLAHVDYGGDVTAIIGRDTMIGTQFHPEKSQDAGLRMIGNFLRWVP; encoded by the coding sequence ATGACAACCGCACTCGTCGATTATGACAGCGGCAACCTGCATTCAGCGCAAAAAGCGTTTGAGCGTATGGCAGCCGAGGTCGGGTCCGGCTCTATCATCGTGACCTCTGATCCCGATGTCGTGTCCAAAGCCGACCGGATCGTGCTGCCTGGTGATGGCGCGTTCCCGCATTGCCGGGCTGAACTGTTCGCGCGCACCGGCCTCGCCGAGGCGATTGTCGAGGCCGTGACAACCCGCGCGCGCCCTTTCTTTGGTATTTGCGTAGGTATGCAGATGATGGCGACCACAGGCCATGAATATGAAGAAACTGCAGGCTTTGGTTGGGTGGCAGGCGATATTCGCAAGATTGCCCCGTCTGATGCCGCGCTGAAGGTGCCGCATATGGGCTGGAATGATCTAGTAATAGATCACCCGCATCCGGTGCTGGCGGGTATTGCGACAGGGGATCACGCCTATTTCGTTCATTCCTATGCGATGGATGTGACCAACCCTGATGAACGTCTGGCCCATGTCGACTACGGTGGTGATGTGACCGCTATCATCGGTCGCGACACGATGATCGGAACGCAGTTTCACCCTGAAAAGAGCCAAGACGCAGGATTACGCATGATCGGCAATTTCTTGCGCTGGGTGCCATAG
- a CDS encoding glycosyltransferase encodes MIPKIIHQTWRDHNLPGPKAWAESWKRQNPDWEYRFWTDDDLLALVQTHYPELEKLFQSYPRPVQRADMARYLILHHHGGVYADIDTECMAPLDVIADETRIVFATEPFEHEFQAHRLGMDNMLFNGVMASPKGHPFWLHVCDAMVRCQHGKALVLETTGPLLLSGAYRTFPEKDSISVNSCHLFNPLNVKSTASPGPRFGDYAQVTLCHHYWNNTWWPWSRRTRLKVLEFKLRRLIYRLTRGPVLTRADMAPQIDSALLHRPISHEDVQISILIPILDTTANLTRCFALLTQLTYPKDRLKIVFCQGDCGDDTRAELKELIATHKHLFREIEVITLSANATNKRVRRWRPSAQRTRRSNLAKVRNQLVEHGITDDDGWALWLDVDVCDYAADIIERLLSEHAKVVTPDCVLDWDGPSYDLSAFNDASERKNLTYYKQVKNGVYMPPATHLPRRHLHVLRFLDRVPLSSVGGTMLLVHATVHKAGVQFPELPYDDLLGTEGFGRMCRDFGIHPIGLPNVQIRHVRS; translated from the coding sequence ATGATCCCCAAAATAATCCATCAAACCTGGCGCGATCATAATCTGCCGGGGCCAAAAGCCTGGGCCGAAAGCTGGAAGCGGCAAAATCCGGATTGGGAATACCGGTTTTGGACCGACGACGATCTGCTTGCACTCGTTCAGACGCACTATCCAGAGCTGGAAAAACTATTTCAGTCCTATCCCAGACCTGTGCAGCGCGCGGATATGGCGCGCTATCTGATCTTGCATCACCATGGCGGCGTTTACGCGGACATTGATACAGAATGCATGGCACCGCTTGATGTGATCGCAGACGAAACACGGATTGTATTTGCCACTGAACCCTTCGAGCACGAATTTCAGGCACATCGGTTGGGAATGGACAACATGTTGTTCAATGGCGTGATGGCGAGCCCGAAAGGCCACCCCTTCTGGCTTCATGTTTGCGATGCCATGGTGCGATGCCAGCATGGCAAAGCGCTCGTCCTTGAGACGACAGGCCCGCTTTTGTTATCGGGCGCCTATAGAACATTTCCCGAAAAAGACTCCATATCGGTCAATTCCTGCCATCTCTTCAATCCATTGAACGTCAAGTCGACCGCCAGCCCCGGCCCCCGTTTCGGAGACTACGCACAAGTCACGCTCTGCCACCATTATTGGAACAACACGTGGTGGCCCTGGTCACGACGGACACGGCTCAAGGTTTTGGAGTTCAAGCTTCGCAGATTGATCTACCGGCTGACGCGCGGGCCAGTTCTGACAAGGGCAGACATGGCGCCGCAGATTGATTCTGCTCTCCTGCATCGTCCGATCAGCCATGAGGATGTGCAAATTTCCATTCTAATCCCGATCCTCGACACCACTGCCAACCTCACACGGTGTTTTGCGCTTTTGACGCAGCTCACCTATCCCAAAGACCGTCTGAAGATCGTGTTTTGCCAAGGTGACTGTGGCGATGACACGCGCGCAGAACTGAAAGAATTGATAGCGACCCACAAACACTTGTTCCGTGAAATTGAAGTCATCACTTTAAGCGCGAACGCAACAAATAAGCGCGTAAGACGATGGCGACCCTCAGCGCAGCGGACACGCCGCTCGAATCTGGCAAAGGTCCGCAATCAACTGGTGGAACACGGGATCACAGATGATGACGGTTGGGCGCTCTGGCTGGATGTTGACGTCTGCGACTACGCCGCAGACATCATCGAACGTCTGCTGTCGGAACACGCCAAAGTCGTGACACCGGACTGCGTGTTGGACTGGGATGGACCCAGCTATGATTTGAGTGCTTTCAACGACGCAAGCGAACGCAAAAACCTGACGTATTACAAACAGGTCAAAAACGGCGTCTATATGCCGCCCGCGACCCACCTTCCCCGCAGGCACCTGCATGTCTTGCGATTCTTGGATCGGGTGCCACTGTCATCGGTTGGAGGGACCATGCTCTTGGTACATGCCACGGTCCATAAGGCCGGCGTGCAGTTTCCTGAACTGCCATATGACGACTTGCTTGGGACAGAAGGATTTGGCCGGATGTGCCGCGACTTTGGCATCCATCCAATCGGATTGCCAAATGTGCAGATCCGGCATGTCCGTAGCTAG
- a CDS encoding phosphoribosyl-ATP diphosphatase — MTLNDLADIIAARKTADPDSSWTAKLLAQGPEKCAEKFGEEAIEAIIEAVKGDKARLTSEAADVLYHLLVMLAARDVALDDVIAELAARQGTSGIAEKAARD, encoded by the coding sequence ATGACCCTGAACGATCTGGCCGACATCATCGCCGCGCGCAAAACTGCTGATCCTGACAGCAGCTGGACCGCAAAACTGCTGGCCCAAGGGCCTGAGAAATGTGCAGAAAAATTCGGCGAAGAGGCGATTGAAGCCATCATCGAGGCGGTGAAAGGCGACAAGGCGCGACTGACGTCAGAAGCGGCGGATGTGCTCTATCACCTGCTGGTCATGCTGGCCGCCCGCGACGTGGCGCTGGACGATGTGATCGCCGAGCTCGCCGCGCGCCAAGGCACATCCGGCATTGCCGAAAAAGCCGCGCGCGACTGA
- a CDS encoding serine/threonine protein kinase, with product MQETRIIDASQTYESQGQGLPTGLELLGGKFKIDRQIGAGGFGITYLAMDTFLERAVVIKECFPESICMRFGNRVTVNAPAHDAQYRKIVEMFMREARSIAKMRHPNIVSVHQAFEENGTAYMVLDLFEGRDLLDVIEDDNDALSPDQVRDILVKVLDAIDLVHKNDLLHRDISPDNILLDKWGTPALIDFGAAREDASQKTSAVSTMLVVKDGYSPHEFYVAGGVQGPCSDLYALAATMYHLITGDAPPNSQTRVSAMAGGEPDPYEPIIGRFPQYETAFLQAIDQAMRVSPKERIQSAKDWLDLIEQETKKVKTVKIPENKTLTKTLSELIEETNKHVLSADAQKRVEAPVPRKEVTTGREYFQPEWVEEFNRETREAEEQKRREAERAAAEEAAWHAEQARLEQVARLAALAEQQAEQARQQVEDERISSKILEWVSRGK from the coding sequence ATGCAAGAAACACGTATTATCGACGCATCGCAGACCTACGAAAGTCAGGGTCAGGGTTTGCCAACCGGCCTGGAGTTGCTGGGTGGTAAGTTCAAGATCGACCGTCAGATTGGCGCGGGTGGCTTCGGGATCACCTATCTTGCGATGGATACCTTTCTGGAACGCGCTGTTGTCATCAAAGAATGCTTTCCGGAATCGATCTGCATGCGCTTTGGCAACCGCGTCACCGTCAACGCGCCCGCCCATGATGCGCAGTACCGTAAGATCGTCGAGATGTTCATGCGCGAAGCGCGCAGCATCGCCAAGATGCGCCACCCCAATATCGTCAGCGTCCATCAGGCATTCGAGGAAAATGGTACGGCCTATATGGTGCTGGACCTTTTCGAAGGGCGTGATCTGCTTGATGTGATCGAGGATGACAATGATGCGCTAAGCCCCGATCAGGTGCGCGATATTTTGGTAAAAGTGCTGGATGCGATTGATCTGGTCCACAAGAACGACCTGCTGCACCGCGATATTTCCCCCGACAACATTCTGCTTGATAAATGGGGCACCCCCGCGTTGATCGACTTTGGTGCCGCCCGTGAGGATGCAAGCCAAAAGACCAGTGCAGTTTCGACGATGCTGGTGGTCAAAGACGGCTATTCCCCGCATGAGTTTTATGTGGCTGGTGGTGTGCAGGGGCCTTGCAGTGACCTTTATGCGCTGGCCGCGACCATGTACCACCTGATTACAGGTGATGCGCCACCCAACAGCCAGACCCGCGTGTCGGCCATGGCGGGCGGTGAGCCTGACCCCTATGAGCCAATCATCGGGCGCTTTCCGCAATATGAAACCGCGTTCTTGCAGGCCATCGACCAAGCGATGCGCGTGTCCCCCAAAGAGCGTATCCAGTCCGCCAAGGACTGGCTGGACCTGATCGAGCAGGAAACCAAGAAAGTCAAAACGGTCAAAATCCCTGAAAACAAGACCCTGACAAAAACGCTGAGCGAGCTGATTGAAGAAACCAACAAGCATGTCTTAAGTGCAGATGCCCAAAAGCGTGTCGAAGCCCCCGTTCCCCGCAAAGAGGTGACGACCGGGCGTGAATATTTTCAGCCCGAGTGGGTTGAGGAATTCAACCGCGAAACGCGTGAGGCTGAAGAGCAAAAACGCCGTGAGGCCGAGCGTGCAGCCGCCGAAGAAGCGGCATGGCATGCCGAACAGGCGCGACTTGAGCAAGTGGCCCGCTTGGCCGCACTTGCAGAACAACAGGCCGAGCAGGCCCGACAACAGGTTGAGGATGAAAGGATCTCCTCAAAGATCCTTGAATGGGTTTCTCGCGGGAAATAG
- the hisA gene encoding 1-(5-phosphoribosyl)-5-[(5-phosphoribosylamino)methylideneamino]imidazole-4-carboxamide isomerase, whose protein sequence is MILYPAIDLKDGNAVRLVHGDMDQTTVFNEDPAAQAKEFVAAGCEWLHLVDLNGAFAGEPVNAAPVEAILKACPVPAQLGGGIRDMATIERWLDKGLARVILGTVAVENPDLVRQAARAFPGQVAVGLDARNGRVATRGWAEETDVMVTDLAKSFEDAGIAAIIYTDIMRDGAMKGPNIDATAELARAVNIPVIASGGVSSMADLTALKATGVISGAISGRALYDGAIDLKAALAALR, encoded by the coding sequence ATGATCCTCTACCCTGCCATTGACCTCAAAGACGGAAACGCCGTGCGGCTGGTACATGGAGACATGGATCAGACGACGGTTTTCAACGAAGACCCCGCAGCGCAGGCCAAAGAGTTCGTCGCAGCAGGCTGCGAGTGGCTGCATCTTGTGGACCTGAACGGGGCCTTTGCGGGCGAACCTGTGAATGCCGCACCCGTGGAGGCGATCTTGAAAGCCTGTCCTGTTCCTGCGCAATTGGGCGGCGGGATCCGCGATATGGCCACGATTGAGCGGTGGCTGGACAAGGGTCTTGCGCGTGTGATCCTTGGAACTGTTGCCGTGGAAAACCCTGATCTGGTGCGGCAAGCGGCGCGCGCCTTTCCCGGTCAGGTGGCTGTCGGCCTTGATGCGCGCAACGGGCGCGTCGCGACACGCGGCTGGGCCGAGGAAACCGATGTGATGGTCACCGACCTTGCCAAATCATTTGAGGACGCAGGCATTGCTGCGATCATCTACACCGACATCATGCGTGACGGTGCTATGAAAGGTCCAAACATAGACGCGACCGCTGAACTTGCACGCGCAGTTAATATTCCCGTCATCGCCTCTGGCGGCGTGTCCTCGATGGCGGACCTCACGGCTCTCAAAGCCACCGGCGTGATTTCGGGTGCCATCTCGGGCCGCGCGCTTTATGATGGTGCCATCGACCTCAAGGCCGCTTTGGCCGCACTCCGCTAG
- a CDS encoding CoA-binding protein, with amino-acid sequence MSYSDDHLRTILKRTKTIAVVGVSANEIRPSYYVARYLSLKGYRVIPVNPGLAGQTLLGETVYGDVSEIPDDVDMVDIFRRSESVPPIVTASLARWPNLQTIWMQIGVTHPEAAAEAQARGVDVIEDRCPKIEYQRLFSELRMAGFATGIISSKLQL; translated from the coding sequence ATGAGCTATTCCGATGACCATCTCCGCACGATTCTGAAGCGCACGAAAACGATTGCGGTCGTGGGCGTGTCTGCGAATGAAATCCGCCCCAGTTATTATGTCGCCCGCTATCTGAGCCTCAAAGGCTACCGCGTGATTCCGGTGAACCCCGGCTTGGCGGGGCAGACGCTTTTGGGGGAAACGGTCTATGGTGACGTGTCTGAGATCCCTGATGATGTGGACATGGTCGATATCTTCCGGCGGTCGGAATCGGTGCCCCCCATTGTGACCGCTTCACTGGCGCGCTGGCCCAATCTGCAAACAATCTGGATGCAGATCGGTGTCACGCACCCGGAGGCCGCCGCAGAGGCGCAGGCGCGGGGCGTGGATGTCATCGAGGACCGTTGTCCCAAGATCGAGTATCAGCGATTGTTCTCGGAACTGCGCATGGCAGGCTTTGCCACCGGCATAATTTCGTCAAAGTTACAGCTGTAA
- a CDS encoding lytic transglycosylase domain-containing protein, whose amino-acid sequence MLNRRHFLVVATSALAACGQRNEPSRPSRTRSIPLYPNETPKLRRLINKYADVHDIPVTLLHRVIIRESTHNPAARNGPYYGLMQIHPQTARSMDYRGAPEGLLDAETNLKYAGRYLRGAWLVSDGDEATAVSWYARGYYYEAKRRGLLEETGLR is encoded by the coding sequence ATGCTGAACCGCCGCCATTTTCTTGTTGTCGCCACGAGTGCGCTTGCCGCCTGCGGACAACGCAATGAACCAAGTCGCCCGAGCCGCACGCGCAGTATCCCGCTTTATCCCAATGAGACGCCGAAACTGCGCCGCCTGATCAACAAATACGCCGATGTGCATGATATTCCGGTCACGCTGCTGCACCGCGTGATTATCCGCGAAAGCACGCATAACCCCGCTGCACGCAACGGGCCTTACTACGGGTTGATGCAAATCCATCCGCAAACTGCGCGCTCTATGGACTATCGCGGCGCGCCCGAGGGGCTCTTGGATGCGGAAACGAACCTGAAATACGCAGGACGGTATCTGCGCGGGGCTTGGCTGGTGTCGGACGGGGATGAGGCAACAGCGGTAAGCTGGTACGCGCGCGGCTATTATTATGAGGCCAAGCGGCGCGGACTGCTGGAAGAAACGGGGTTGCGCTAA
- a CDS encoding metallophosphoesterase, whose amino-acid sequence MQKILFISDPHICVPGQRIIGLDPSARFVQVLAAAVSAHPDAAALVLLGDLTHHGLPAEYAELARTLHAAPIPIIPMIGNHDRRDAFLAQFPDAPQTPQGHIQSWRDIGDHRIITMDSA is encoded by the coding sequence GTGCAGAAAATCCTGTTCATCAGTGATCCCCATATCTGTGTCCCGGGGCAGCGGATCATCGGCCTGGACCCCTCTGCGCGGTTCGTTCAGGTGCTTGCCGCCGCTGTGTCCGCGCACCCCGATGCCGCCGCCTTGGTGTTGTTGGGTGATCTGACGCATCATGGGTTGCCTGCAGAATACGCCGAACTTGCGCGGACTCTGCACGCGGCCCCGATCCCCATCATCCCGATGATCGGCAATCATGATCGCCGTGACGCATTCTTGGCCCAGTTCCCTGATGCACCACAAACGCCCCAAGGCCATATCCAGTCTTGGCGCGATATTGGCGATCACCGGATCATCACCATGGATTCTGCTTGA
- the hisF gene encoding imidazole glycerol phosphate synthase subunit HisF: MLKTRIIPCLDVAEGRVVKGVNFVDLIDAGDPVDAAIAYNAAGADELCFLDIMATQENRGTMFDLATRTAEQCFMPLTIGGGVRTHHDVRDLLLAGADKVSFNSAAVANPDVVAEAAMRFGSQCIVVAIDAKTVAPGKWEIFTHGGRRATGIDAVEFAKTVVEKGAGEILLTSMDRDGTKAGFNLPLTRAISDAVDVPVIASGGVGTLDHLVEGVTEGHASAVLAASIFHFGTYTIGEAKAHMAAAGIPVRLT; this comes from the coding sequence ATGCTTAAAACCCGTATCATTCCCTGCCTTGATGTCGCCGAAGGCCGTGTCGTCAAAGGCGTCAATTTTGTTGATCTGATCGACGCAGGCGATCCGGTAGATGCCGCGATTGCCTATAATGCTGCTGGTGCGGATGAGTTGTGTTTTCTTGACATCATGGCGACACAGGAAAACCGCGGCACGATGTTCGATCTGGCCACCCGCACCGCCGAACAGTGCTTTATGCCGCTGACGATCGGTGGCGGTGTGCGTACGCACCATGATGTGCGCGATCTGTTGCTGGCCGGTGCCGACAAGGTCAGCTTTAATTCGGCCGCTGTGGCCAACCCCGATGTTGTGGCCGAGGCCGCGATGCGGTTTGGCTCGCAATGCATTGTCGTGGCGATTGATGCCAAAACCGTCGCCCCCGGCAAATGGGAGATCTTCACCCACGGCGGACGCCGTGCCACCGGCATTGATGCGGTCGAGTTCGCCAAGACGGTCGTTGAAAAAGGTGCCGGAGAAATCCTGCTGACCTCAATGGACCGCGACGGCACGAAGGCAGGGTTCAACCTGCCGCTGACCCGCGCCATCTCGGACGCGGTCGATGTGCCTGTGATCGCGTCGGGCGGTGTGGGGACACTGGATCATCTGGTTGAGGGTGTGACCGAAGGCCATGCGTCTGCGGTGCTGGCAGCGTCAATCTTCCACTTTGGCACCTACACCATCGGCGAGGCCAAGGCCCATATGGCCGCCGCCGGCATACCCGTGAGGCTGACATGA